In one Aquabacterium sp. OR-4 genomic region, the following are encoded:
- a CDS encoding response regulator: MPVHNILLVDDSKTELHVLSEMLRREGFRVRTAETGEEALRRLAEEKPDLILMDVVMPGQNGFQLTRTITRDPRYAGMPVIMCTSKNQETDRVWGLRQGAKDYVVKPVKAEELLAKIRQFD, encoded by the coding sequence ATGCCAGTGCACAACATCCTGCTCGTCGACGACTCCAAGACCGAACTGCACGTTCTGTCGGAGATGCTGCGCCGCGAAGGTTTTCGCGTGCGCACCGCCGAGACCGGCGAAGAGGCGCTGCGGCGCCTGGCCGAAGAAAAGCCCGACCTGATCCTGATGGACGTGGTGATGCCGGGGCAGAACGGCTTCCAGCTCACCCGCACGATCACGCGCGATCCGCGTTATGCCGGCATGCCGGTGATCATGTGCACCAGCAAGAACCAGGAGACCGACCGGGTCTGGGGCCTGCGCCAGGGTGCCAAGGACTACGTGGTCAAGCCGGTCAAGGCCGAAGAGCTGCTGGCCAAGATCCGCCAGTTCGACTGA
- a CDS encoding chemotaxis protein CheW — protein sequence MANKDALRALQTRLAERMQQVRSEQPGVSWLAVDCGGQGLLFPLKEAGEIFDTGTMVAVPHTQPWFSGVVNLRGGVCSVVDMASFLGLREAGGPLPEHARLVAFNAALNVNGALLVDRLEGLRHAADMQATEETDDNASRPAFAPARWRDAAGREWQEISLAGLAHEPQFLAIAG from the coding sequence ATGGCCAACAAGGATGCGCTGCGCGCTTTGCAGACCCGCCTCGCCGAGCGCATGCAGCAGGTGCGCAGCGAGCAGCCCGGCGTTTCGTGGCTGGCGGTCGATTGCGGCGGCCAGGGCCTGCTGTTTCCGCTGAAGGAGGCTGGCGAGATCTTCGACACCGGCACCATGGTGGCGGTGCCGCACACCCAGCCCTGGTTCAGCGGCGTGGTCAACCTGCGTGGCGGTGTGTGCTCGGTGGTCGACATGGCCTCGTTCCTGGGGCTGCGCGAGGCCGGTGGCCCCTTGCCCGAACATGCACGGCTGGTGGCCTTCAATGCCGCGCTGAACGTCAACGGCGCGCTGCTGGTGGATCGGCTGGAGGGCTTGCGTCACGCGGCCGACATGCAGGCCACCGAAGAAACTGATGACAATGCATCGCGCCCGGCCTTTGCGCCGGCGCGTTGGCGCGATGCAGCCGGACGCGAGTGGCAGGAGATCAGCCTGGCCGGTCTGGCGCACGAGCCGCAATTTCTGGCCATCGCTGGCTGA
- a CDS encoding response regulator: protein MDDVLPTPSSVSSGGSTRVLVIDDSNTIRRSAEIFLKQGGHEVVLAEDGYDALAKVSDNTPDLIFCDILMPRLDGYQTCAIIKRNPRFARVPVIMLSSKDGLFDKARGRMVGSEDYLTKPFTKEQLLRAVEQFSRAAAAPGGVEPSDPPKR, encoded by the coding sequence GTGGACGACGTTCTGCCCACCCCTTCCTCGGTGTCGTCCGGGGGCAGCACCCGGGTGCTGGTCATCGACGACAGCAACACCATCCGGCGCTCGGCCGAGATATTCCTCAAGCAGGGCGGCCACGAGGTGGTGCTGGCCGAGGATGGCTACGACGCCTTGGCCAAGGTCAGCGACAACACGCCCGACCTGATCTTCTGCGACATCCTGATGCCGCGCCTGGATGGCTACCAGACCTGCGCCATCATCAAGCGCAACCCGCGCTTTGCCCGCGTGCCGGTGATCATGCTGTCGTCCAAGGACGGGCTGTTCGACAAGGCGCGTGGCCGCATGGTCGGCTCGGAAGACTACCTGACCAAACCCTTCACCAAGGAACAGCTGCTGCGCGCGGTCGAGCAGTTCAGCCGGGCGGCCGCGGCCCCGGGCGGCGTCGAGCCGTCCGACCCCCCCAAACGCTGA